A genomic region of Bactrocera dorsalis isolate Fly_Bdor chromosome 3, ASM2337382v1, whole genome shotgun sequence contains the following coding sequences:
- the LOC125777158 gene encoding uncharacterized protein LOC125777158 isoform X2 — protein MLVKVKSGNVIKLIDINTDTRAKDVLDFICSKFGIAYNITIKFLNRDKVPIEEDQIVSTIKQFGSCSCFLLEILDKGDVLKDTIRSCLIPEWFIEIKPFLHLLRLLPSFTLRSKENKQQRLNFESTINKFINFQNINTPKDDFKLNSKQPTIVASGKSKEEIVQYFILIDGKALHVPITYTFIEVFHLYFKSFYVFHIEFDPALSNFIKFFSKFIYKVEPNMKCSNRVLEIYMKFKSKIDAERSVI, from the exons ATGTtggtaaaagtgaaaagtgggAATGTGATAAAACTCATTGATATAAACACAGATACCAGAGCGAAAGATGTGCTTGATTTCa TTTGTTCAAAATTCGGCATTGCGTACAATATCACAATAAAATTTCTGAACCGGGATAAAGTTCCAATAGAGGAAGACCAAATAGTATCTACAATTAAGCAGTTTGGCAGTTGCTCCTGTTTTTTGCTAGAAATTTTAGACAAAG GTGACGTTTTGAAAGATACTATTAGAAGCTGTTTAATACCAG agtgGTTTATTGAAATCAAACCGTTTTTACATCTGCTACGACTACTACCTTCATTTACACTACGCTCAaaggaaaataaacaacaacgacTAAATTTCGAATCAAccatcaataaatttataaattttcagaat ATAAATACACCCAAAGACGACTTCAAATTAAACAGCAAGCAGCCCACAATCGTAGCATCTGGAAAAAGTAAGGAGGAAATTgttcagtattttattttaattgacggTAAAGCTTTACATGTGCCTATAACATATACTTTCATTGAggtatttcatttatattttaagtcATTTTATGTATTCCATATAGAATTCGATCCAGCATTGTcaaactttataaaatttttttctaagttcATTTACAAAGTTGAACCGAATATGAAGTGTTCTAATCGAGTTCTTGAGATCTATATGAAATTCAAAAGCAAAATTGATGCTGAACGAtcagtaatttaa
- the LOC125777158 gene encoding uncharacterized protein LOC125777158 isoform X1, translating into MLVKVKSGNVIKLIDINTDTRAKDVLDFICSKFGIAYNITIKFLNRDKVPIEEDQIVSTIKQFGSCSCFLLEILDKGDVLKDTIRSCLIPGEHLHLGNTYVCIKNSDLNFKFLEWFIEIKPFLHLLRLLPSFTLRSKENKQQRLNFESTINKFINFQNINTPKDDFKLNSKQPTIVASGKSKEEIVQYFILIDGKALHVPITYTFIEVFHLYFKSFYVFHIEFDPALSNFIKFFSKFIYKVEPNMKCSNRVLEIYMKFKSKIDAERSVI; encoded by the exons ATGTtggtaaaagtgaaaagtgggAATGTGATAAAACTCATTGATATAAACACAGATACCAGAGCGAAAGATGTGCTTGATTTCa TTTGTTCAAAATTCGGCATTGCGTACAATATCACAATAAAATTTCTGAACCGGGATAAAGTTCCAATAGAGGAAGACCAAATAGTATCTACAATTAAGCAGTTTGGCAGTTGCTCCTGTTTTTTGCTAGAAATTTTAGACAAAG GTGACGTTTTGAAAGATACTATTAGAAGCTGTTTAATACCAGGTGAGCATCTTCACTtaggaaatacatatgtatgtattaaaaattctgatttaaattttaaatttttagagtgGTTTATTGAAATCAAACCGTTTTTACATCTGCTACGACTACTACCTTCATTTACACTACGCTCAaaggaaaataaacaacaacgacTAAATTTCGAATCAAccatcaataaatttataaattttcagaat ATAAATACACCCAAAGACGACTTCAAATTAAACAGCAAGCAGCCCACAATCGTAGCATCTGGAAAAAGTAAGGAGGAAATTgttcagtattttattttaattgacggTAAAGCTTTACATGTGCCTATAACATATACTTTCATTGAggtatttcatttatattttaagtcATTTTATGTATTCCATATAGAATTCGATCCAGCATTGTcaaactttataaaatttttttctaagttcATTTACAAAGTTGAACCGAATATGAAGTGTTCTAATCGAGTTCTTGAGATCTATATGAAATTCAAAAGCAAAATTGATGCTGAACGAtcagtaatttaa
- the LOC125777582 gene encoding uncharacterized protein LOC125777582: MDTGASTSSASKPSQGSSASAAVNVASDLPAAPTATGATTRSSSAAAIARLENVIAALQKRIAMLEISLSASQPQSRGETLNVGTSNSNVAAEVSSRITTQLPESQQPAIANCTVPLSQPTDIRYTPPLFAASTTAANHMYSSTIFTPSIHSNSTTMPTFVNTSTSVHQQLGICHTLPLLIPKNPESYLLKGPQEYRPLPSILFRFREGAVAVCGDIKEMFHQVLIREDDRCAQRFLWRDGDATQPPDVYEMCVMTFGAACSPCAANYVKKVNALEHQDEHGTTALAVKAILDHHYVDDFVDSFSSEVEAISVSEQVRAIHMDAGFELRNFTSNSSKVLAALGGTDVTRSIGKKEGFVGEKVLGLFWQPSSDCFGFKLKFLNVSEAVINGERRPTKRELISIVMSIFDPLGFLSHFVIGAKLLMRELWKHDVHWNDPLPNDVNAAWTKWHKQLTEIDKYAIPRYYFRNGAPQVLQLHIFVDASEDAFAAVAYIRSQFISGEFDVAFVCAKTKCAPMKTLTVPRLELQAAVLGTRLMQCIRDEHSLNIKDCILWSDSKTVIKWIQSEHRRYKPFVQHRIAEILASTSISNWRWIPTKHNVADEATRANDCTNFNPTARWSRGPPFLRQDEQEWPSEDVTVSGNDEPDEELRPKYALVIPNQCYGLTAQEVDNTKRLLCRIVQREVYSAEFQSIENDHDIAHDSTLLQLSPYIDEEGVLRVQGRIDAASWLPISTRRPIILPPDHAFTKLLVLHHHSVMCHQNIEATIGEIRRNYWVPRLRSVLRNVIASCNVCRLNKATPSAPWMGPLPSDRLTPYVRPFSYTGLDYFGPVTVTVRRSTEKRWVALFTCLTVRAVHLELAHDLSTDSCIIALRNFVNRRGAPIRIRSDNGKNFVGADREAKRFAEVFDCGRLQSELSQKNIQWVFNSPFNPSEGGAWERMVQCVKRVLRHTLKEVSPREHTLISFLIEAENVVNSRPLTHLPITADQEQPLTPNDFILGADNTPETPIADADLGNTCMLHKQWRIARQLRDHFWKRWITEYLPTLTRRVKWCRRTKPLKEGELVFICDPNVPRREWCRGRVEKIYFGTDGEVRRADIRTSTGVKQRAVSKLAVLDIDGGESG, translated from the exons ATGGATACCGGTGCTTCTACGTCATCAGCATCAAAACCCAGCCAGGGTAGCAGTGCATCAGCCGCCGTCAATGTAGCCAGTGATTTACCAGCCGCCCCTACAGCCACCGGAGCCACCACTCGATCATCGTCAGCCGCTGCCATTGCGCGTCTGGAAAACGTGATTGCGGCTCTACAAAAACGAATAGCCATGCTTGAGATCAGTTTATCGGCCTCTCAACCCCAGTCACGTGGTGAAACGCTCAACGTGGGTACATCCAACAGTAATGTCGCCGCCGAAGTTTCGTCGAGGATAACAACACAATTACCGGAATCGCAGCAGCCAGCTATTGCCAACTGTACAGTACCGTTGTCGCAACCTACCGATATCCGTTATACGCCGCCGTTATTTGCAGCAAGTACCACTGCTGCAAACCACATGTACAGTTCAACTATTTTTACGCCTTCGATCCATTCTAATTCGACGACAATGCCTACGTTTGTTAATACGAGTACAAGTGTACACCAACAACTTGGTATTTGCCACACCTTGCCGTTGCTAATCCCAAAAAACCCGGAAAGCTAC CTCTTGAAGGGTCCACAAGAATATCGCCCATTGCCGTCGATATTATTTCGTTTTCGTGAGGGCGCAGTTGCTGTATGTGGAGACATCAAGGAAATGTTCCACCAAGTCCTTATACGAGAAGATGACAGATGTGCACAGCGGTTTCTTTGGCGTGATGGTGATGCTACGCAACCGCCGGATGTTTACGAAATGTGCGTGATGACGTTTGGCGCTGCTTGTTCACCATGTGCtgcaaattatgtaaaaaaagttaACGCGTTGGAGCACCAAGATGAACATGGAACCACGGCCCTTGCAGTAAAAGCAATATTGGACCACCATTATGTCGATGACTTCGTTGATAGCTTCAGTTCGGAAGTGGAAGCGATTTCCGTGTCAGAGCAGGTCCGAGCGATTCATATGGATGCTGGGTTCGAGCTTCGCAACTTCACATCCAATTCTTCGAAAGTGTTAGCCGCGCTTGGTGGTACTGATGTTACACGATCGATTGGTAAAAAAGAAGGTTTCGTTGGTGAGAAGGTACTAGGCTTGTTTTGGCAGCCATCATCAGATTGTTTTGgcttcaaactaaaatttcttaACGTTTCGGAAGCGGTTATAAATGGGGAGAGACGCCCTACTAAAAGAGAACTTATAAGTATCGTCATGTCGATTTTTGACCCTCTTGGGTTTCTAAGCCATTTCGTCATTGGAGCCAAGTTACTTATGCGTGAGCTTTGGAAACACGATGTCCACTGGAATGACCCATTGCCAAACGACGTAAACGCTGCTTGGACGAAGTGGCATAAACAACTAACCGAGATTGACAAGTATGCCATACCTCGTTACTATTTCAGAAATGGTGCACCTCAGGTACTTCAACTTCACATATTTGTTGATGCTAGTGAAGATGCCTTCGCCGCCGTTGCTTATATTCGATCTCAATTTATATCTGGTGAATTTGATGTTGCATTCGTTTGTGCCAAGACAAAATGTGCGCCAATGAAAACCCTTACTGTGCCACGCCTCGAGCTTCAGGCAGCGGTTTTGGGCACTCGTCTTATGCAGTGTATCCGCGACGAACATTCTCTGAACATCAAAGATTGTATCCTGTGGAGTGACTCAAAAACGGTCATCAAATGGATACAGAGTGAACATCGTCGTTACAAGCCTTTCGTTCAGCATAGGATAGCAGAGATATTGGCTTCTACAAGCATATCAAATTGGAGATGGATACCCACTAAGCACAATGTAGCCGATGAAGCGACGCGAGCAAATGATTGTACCAATTTTAATCCAACAGCACGTTGGTCACGGGGGCCCCCTTTCTTACGCCAGGATGAGCAAGAATGGCCTTCAGAAGACGTAACAGTTTCTGGAAATGATGAACCTGATGAAGAGCTTCGGCCCAAATACGCTTTAGTCATC CCAAATCAATGTTATGGTTTAACAGCCCAAGAAGTGGACAATACTAAACGCCTTTTATGCCGCATAGTACAACGCGAAGTGTATTCAGCAGAGTTTCAGTCTATTGAAAATGATCACGACATTGCCCACGACAGTACATTGTTACAACTTTCACCATATATAGACGAAGAAGGTGTTCTTCGAGTACAGGGACGCATCGACGCCGCCAGCTGGCTTCCAATCAGCACACGACGTCCTATTATTCTACCGCCTGATCATGCCTTCACAAAATTATTGGTGTTACATCACCATAGCGTTATGTGCCACCAAAACATTGAAGCTACTATTGGTGAGATCCGCCGTAATTATTGGGTGCCACGACTAAGAAGTGTGTTGCGCAACGTCATCGCCAGTTGCAATGTATGCCGTTTGAATAAAGCTACCCCGTCAGCGCCTTGGATGGGACCGCTTCCGTCGGACAGACTTACTCCCTACGTACGCCCGTTTAGCTACACTGGCCTTGATTACTTTGGCCCAGTCACTGTGACTGTTCGACGCAGTACGGAGAAGAGATGGGTTGCGCTCTTTACGTGCCTTACAGTGAGAGCTGTGCACCTAGAACTGGCTCACGATTTGAGTACTGACTCCTGTATTATTGCTTTACGTAATTTTGTGAATAGACGTGGTGCGCCCATAAGGATAAGGTCTGACAATGGAAAGAATTTCGTTGGCGCCGACCGAGAAGCAAAACGATTTGCAGAAGTGTTCGACTGCGGTCGCTTACAAAGTGAATTATCACAGAAAAACATCCAGTGGGTGTTTAATTCCCCATTTAACCCTTCGGAAGGTGGCGCGTGGGAGAGAATGGTACAGTGCGTGAAGCGAGTTCTACGTCACACATTAAAAGAAGTTTCACCAAGAGAGCATACTCTGATTAGTTTCCTGATTGAAGCTGAGAACGTCGTTAACTCTCGCCCACTGACGCATCTGCCTATCACTGCCGATCAAGAACAGCCTCTGACTCCTAACGATTTCATTCTGGGAGCAGACAACACGCCCGAGACTCCTATAGCAGACGCTGACTTGGGAAACACTTGTATGCTACACAAGCAGTGGCGCATCGCTCGTCAATTAAGGGATCATTTTTGGAAGAGATGGATTACTGAGTATCTACCTACATTGACTCGCCGTGTGAAATGGTGCCGTAGAACGAAGCCATTAAAAGAAGGAGAATTGGTGTTTATATGCGATCCTAACGTTCCACGACGAGAATGGTGCCGCGGTAGAGTGGAGAAAATATACTTTGGGACTGATGGCGAAGTACGACGAGCAGACATACGAACTTCCACGGGAGTTAAACAGCGAGCAGTCTCAAAACTAGCCGTTCTGGACATTGATGGTGGTGAATCTGGTTGA